The following are encoded together in the Osmia lignaria lignaria isolate PbOS001 chromosome 13, iyOsmLign1, whole genome shotgun sequence genome:
- the l(3)mbt gene encoding lethal (3) malignant brain tumor: MRMRIWNDTVSSHMMATDNFKTMEEEIVVDDIDENSSSETLQSDDPTTSVMPLLYIQQSKLRSAPTTTTNQAMVSSNAPQLAAIINPVNNQIVTGQNKVFIQGPSQVTTSQSKQHIVIHRPINTVSTTTTSQGQKHILLRKSNTSTAQIVPLSASQGNQSNAQAGKHTFAYLGTLIKPNKSRESVVIPAGALTTTQIAKPKLVIAPVISQLAQTSTNTTVVSQSQPPKHMANLLLPVSIPQQSVPTKSSMFNLKINNGQINSDNKGTITVLRESKTTNSVSHPPPLHPIAKMSLLNANKGNNNSTDSIKITENPDSAVITPIPKKDDINMPEKRKKTISNILRGSSEKRMKKQNLSKSSQESLVDVSYALSSPESEQDKDKKVQNDDDITLIKVVPSEDKAIKLPNTSMDDDIKIEIIKTRTSCGVESISDNKNDSKVNNHEDIKDHLNATHPNDSNFDAAKVLDWKDGVGTLPGSTLKFRMNEFGIMEVVDEDETNKQSKDSIGDKENVCSTQNSSKSSTPTVNNINVEKKPDDRKSRTVSADTMYHCEGCGCYGLAAEFESPISCSPSCTEIIEAKSKQPAIRKEKDLKDLRAKRKRKKLLQEQQQPKEIDEKSEEKVQDKVRSETDEDTKDTITAMDEESQGDSTESKYPWQTGKLGFSWSKYLEHCKAKAAPVKLFKDPFPYTKNHFKVGMRLEGIDPEHPSRYCVLTVVEVVGYRIRLHFDGYPENYDFWINADSMDIFPAGWSEKNGHRLDPPKGYVASNFNWNAYLKICKATAAPKNIFSNKSSVFPTGFRAGMKLEAVDRKHSSLVCVASIAGLMDSRILVHFDSWDEVYDYWADASSPYIHPVGWCHHNGHSLTPPNNYKDPKSFTWDTYLRETRSMVAPARAFKQRPPCGFKRGMKLEAVDKRVPQLIRVASVEDVKDHMLKIRFDGWPENHAYWVDDDSPDIHPMGWCLKTGHPLEPPLTPDNLNDRPECGTYGCRGIGHVKGPKYATHNSASGCPYSPQNLHKVRQLSDRLNLKHETCDFEEDVQDKPKTEKTDKIKMEKSEKLEKIEKPFFSDERLTKTEKDTKLEDGDFYEKHYRPDNLEKLNRSKHHHSDGQTDDDELLRKRKKRRQISEENLYSLSNSYSDSPLNSMPYAPNMPDKQLRTELYQSVYTPGYNPLPDAPHIWAKHSNALNRVVAKQNTNPRRWSNEEVIKFIQSVPNCKEIGNIFRKHNIDGEAFLMLTQEDLVSLLGLRLGPAIKLYNSIVLLRRRAT; this comes from the exons ATGCGCATGCGCATTTGGAATGATACCGTCTCTTCGCATATGATGGCGACTGACAACTTTAAAAC AATGGAAGAAGAAATAGTTGTAGATGATATAGATGAAAATAGTAGCTCAGAAACTCTACAATCAGACGATCCAACAACATCCGTCATGCCTTTATTATATATTCAACAAAGTAAATTGCGTTCCGcaccaacaacaacaacaaaccAAGCCATGGTTTCGTCTAATGCTCCTCAGCTTGCTGCCATTATTAATCCAGTCAATAATCAg ATTGTCACAGGACAAAACAAAGTATTTATACAAGGGCCAAGCCAGGTTACTACTTCTCAAAGTAAACAACATATTGTAATTCATCGGCCAATTAATACTGTTAGTACCACAACAACTTCTCAAGGACAGAAACATATACTGCTTAGAAAATCTAATACATCCACTGCTCAGATTGTGCCCTTAAGTGCTTCTCAGGGAAATCAAAGTAATGCACAAGCAGGCAAACATACATTTGCGTATCTTGGAACTCTCATTAAACCCAACAAATCACGCGAATCTGTTGTCATTCCAGcag gtgcattaacaacaactcAAATAGCTAAACCAAAATTGGTAATTGCACCAGTTATATCACAGTTAGCTCAAACTTCGACGAACACTACAGTAGTATCTCAAAGTCAACCCCCTAAACACATGGCAAATTTATTACTACCAGTCAGTATTCCTCAACAAAGTGTACCTACTAAATCCAGTATGttcaacttaaaaattaataatggcCAAATTAATAGTGATAACAAAGGAACCATTACAG TGTTACGGGAATCAAAAACAACAAATTCAGTCTCACATCCGCCACCTTTGCATCCTATTGCAAAAATGAGTTTATTAAATGCaaataaaggaaataataattccacagacagtataaaaattacagaaaatcCCGATTCTGCTGTGATTACACCTATTCCAAAAAAAGATGATATTAATATGCCTGAGAAACGAAAAAAAACCATAAGTAATATATTACGGGGATCCAGtgaaaagagaatgaaaaaacaaaatctTTCAAAGTCTTCACAGGAGAGTCTGGTTGATGTAAGTTATGCTCTAAGTAGCCCAGAATCAGAACAAGACAAGGACAAGAAAGTGCAAAACGATGATGATATTACATTGATTAAAGTAGTTCCTAGTGAAGATAAAGCTATAAAACTTCCTAATACGAGTATGGATGATGATATAAAAATAGAGATTATTAAAACGCGCACAAGTTGTGGTGTTGAGTCAATATCAGACAATAAAAATGACTCTAAAGTCAATAATCATGAAGATATAAAAGATCATTTAAACGCAACACATCCGAACGATTCGAATTTTGATGCTGCAAAAGTCCTAGATTGGAAAGATGGTGTCGGTACACTTCCTGGAAGTACACTAAAG TTTCGTATGAATGAATTCGGTATTATGGAAGTAGTAGACGAGGACGAAACTAACAAACAAAGTAAAGATAGTATCGGTGACAAAGAAAATGTTTGTTCAACTCAGAATTCATCAAAGTCCAGTACTCCAACTGTGAATAATATTAACGTTGAGAAGAAAC CTGATGATAGAAAATCTAGAACCGTCTCGGCGGACACGATGTATCATTGCGAAGGTTGTGGGTGTTATGGTTTAGCTGCAGAATTTGAAAGTCCAATATCGTGTAGTCCATCTTGCACAGAAATAATAGAAGCTAAATCAAAACAACCTGCCatacgaaaagaaaaagacTTAAA AGATTTACGCGCAAAACGGAAACGTAAAAAGTTATTACAGGAACAACAGCAGCCTAAAGAAATAGATGAAAAGTCTGAAGAAAAAGTGCAGGACAAAGTAAGATCCGAAACGGATGAAGATACGAAAGATACTATCACAGCAATGGATGAGGAGAGCCAAGGAGATTCTACCGAATCTAAG TATCCTTGGCAGACAGGAAAACTGGGATTTTCGTGGTCGAAGTATCTTGAACATTGTAAAGCAAAAGCAGCGCCTGTTAAACTATTCAAAGATCCTTTTCCATATACTAAAAACCATTTCAAGGTTGGAATGAGATTAGAAGGAATAGATCCCGAACATCCGTCACGTTATTGCGTTCTTACAGTTGTGGAAGTAGTAG GATATAGAATACGTCTGCATTTCGATGGATATCCAGAAAATTACGATTTTTGGATAAATGCAGACAGTATGGATATATTTCCTGCTGGATGGTCAGAGAAGAACGGACATCGATTAGACCCACCGAAAGGTTACGTGGCGAGTAATTTTAATTGGAATGCGTATCTTAAAATTTGCAAAGCTACCGCAGCaccgaaaaatatattttcaaataaaagt TCGGTCTTTCCAACTGGTTTTCGTGCAGGAATGAAATTGGAAGCGGTAGATAGAAAACATTCTTCGTTGGTTTGTGTAGCTAGTATAGCAGGCCTAATGGATTCTCGCATATTAGTTCATTTTGATTCTTGGGACGAAGTGTACGATTATTGGGCTGATGCAAGCTCTCCATATATTCATCCTGTGGGATGGTGTCATCACAATGGTCACAGTCTTACACCACCAAATA attaTAAGGATCCAAAATCTTTTACATGGGATACATATTTGAGAGAAACCCGTTCTATGGTTGCACCAGCAAGAGCTTTTAAACAACGACCACCTTGCGGATTTAAGCGCGGAATGAAACTTGAAGCAGTCGATAAACGTGTGCCACAACTCATAAGGGTAGCATCGGTTGAAGATGTGAAAGATCATAT GTTAAAGATACGATTTGATGGATGGCCAGAAAATCACGCGTATTGGGTCGACGACGATTCTCCGGATATACATCCTATGGGTTGGTGTTTGAAAACTGGTCATCCTTTGGAACCACCATTAA CTCCGGATAATTTGAACGACAGACCGGAATGTGGAACGTACGGTTGCAGAGGAATAGGACACGTGAAAGGACCTAAATATGCGACGCATAACTCTGCATCTGGTTGTCCATATTCACCTCAGAATCTTCATAAAGTTAGACAGTTGTCGGATAGACTGaatttaaaacacgaaacatgtGATTTCGAGGAGGATGTACAAGATAAACCAAAAACAGAAAAgactgataaaataaaaatggagaAGTCCGAGAAACTCGAGAAAATTGAGAAACCATTCTTTTCGGATGAACGCTTAACGAAGACTGAGAAAGATACGAAGCTGGAAGACGGTGATTTCTACGAAAAACATTACAGGCCTGACAATTTAGAAAA GTTAAACAGATCGAAACATCATCACAGCGATGGACAGACGGACGATGACGAACTtttaaggaaaagaaagaaaag acGACAGATATCTGAAGAGAACTTATACTCTCTATCAAATAGTTATAGCGATTCACCGTTAAATTCGATGCCATACGCACCAAATATGCCTGATAAACAGTTGCGTACAGAGTTGTATCAATCTGTCTATACTCCTGGATACAATCCATTACCGGATGCACCACACATATGGGCGAAACATAGCAACGCTTTAAACAGAGTAGTAGCGAAGCAAAATACAAACCCTCGAAGATGGTCAAACGAGGAAGTGATCAAGTTCATACAGAGCGTCCCTAATTGTAAAGAGATTGGAAATATTTTCAGGAAACAC AATATCGATGGCGAGGCATTTTTAATGTTAACTCAAGAGGATTTAGTGTCGTTATTGGGACTGCGTCTCGGCCCTGCTATTAAATTATACAATAGCATAGTTCTTCTGCGACGAAGGGCAACGTGA
- the LOC117602174 gene encoding protein-L-isoaspartate O-methyltransferase domain-containing protein 1 isoform X1, with product MGTTVSSGQNNDELVDDLMKSGYIRTKEVEKVFRAVDRADYVLPLHREIAYKDIAWKHGNIHLSAPCIYSEVMEALFLEPGLSFLNLGSGTGYLSTMAGLILSQHGTNHGIELHEDCLKYAYERLEEFKQKSLALDEFDFCEPLFIQGNCLNVAPGRQYDRVYCGAACPEGHEGFIRQFVRVGGILVMPFKDHLLRIHRIDEDTWLHFTMLSVSFSTLVVPIASEQTLFHLPECDPLSLQELCRGKIRDRLRLNVWVEHADLETTKLIVPERRKLSPPPHQTLRRFVIPIFEESDEAVSDGGEEFSRAVCFLLSVDTHPSEQCTSQVRTVVQTNPNENQNWRKASNSGSSGQYNQNVENFGNRSSSMKDSFFNADASNNAEGVSSSTDERSQENIIHTQRIINVNENIATAICLNISDSDTDSDDDDNDTDSEADHEETLVQRKKVAKREKTDSGIVEDVNLSNEEGSSSSNTNHSDLETVYPSETADAMDSDLSDITINRNFNPHSVTSDKYPKDEVIVAHYVNKNAFSTFMREKIHQLPLPFALKLYIAYNREL from the exons ATGGGGACAACTGTAAGCAGTGGACAGAATAACGATGAATTAGTTGATGATTTAATGAAATCTGGCTATATAAGAACCAAAGAGGTGGAGAAAGTATTTAGAGCAGTCGACAGGGCAGATTATGTTTTGCCATTACATAGAGAGATTGCTTATAAAGATATTGCTTGGAAACATGGGAACATCCATTTATCAGCGCCATGTATATATAGCGAGGTAATGGAAGCTCTTTTTTTGGAACCAGGATTGAGCTTCTTAAATCTTGGATCAGGAACTGGTTATCTTAGTACAATGGCAGGACTCATATTGA GCCAACATGGAACAAATCATGGCATTGAGTTACACGAAGATTGTTTAAAGTATGCATACGAGCGACTAGAAGAATTTAAACAGAAGTCATTAGCTCTGGATGAATTTGATTTTTGTGAGCCACTTTTTATACAAG GGAATTGTCTGAATGTTGCACCTGGTAGACAATACGATAGAGTGTATTGTGGTGCAGCATGTCCAGAAGGTCACGAAGGTTTTATCAGACAATTTGTACGCGTCGGAGGGATTCTTGTAATGCCTTTTAAGGATCATTTGCTTCGTATACACAGAATAGACGAGGATACTTGGTTGCATTTCACAATGCTGTCTGTATCATTTTCAACATTGGTTGTGCCTATTGCTTCAGAGCAAACATTGTTCCACTTAC CCGAATGTGATCCGTTGTCTTTACAAGAGTTATGCAGGGGTAAAATAAGAGATCGTTTACGTTTGAATGTCTGGGTTGAACATGCAGATCTGGAGACTACAAAGCTTATAGTACCAGAACGACGAAAACTTAGCCCTCCTCCCCATCAGACTTTAAGAAGATTCGTTATTCCTATTTTCGAGGAATCCGACGAGGCTGTTTCAGACGGAGGCGAGGAATTCAGTAGAGCGGTATGTTTCTTGCTCAGTGTCGATACTCATCCTAGCGAACAATGTACCTCTCAAGTAAGGACTGTCGTGCAAACTAATCCAAATGAAAATCAGAATTGGAGAAAGGCGAGCAACAGCGGGAGTAGTGGTCAGTATAATCAGAACGTAGAGAATTTTGGAAACAGAAGCTCGTCTATGAAAGACTCTTTTTTCAACGCAGACGCATCAAACAATGCAGAGGGTGTTTCAAGTTCCACCGATGAACGATCGCAAGAAAATATCATTCACACACAGCGTATCATTAATGTCAATGAAAATATTGCAACTGCTATATGTTTGAATATAAGCGACAGTGACACCGacagcgacgacgacgacaacgataCCGACAGCGAAGCGGATCACGAGGAGACCCTCGTTCAACGCAAAAAAGTGGCAAAACGAGAGAAAACGGATAGCGGAATAGtggaagacgtaaacttgagtAACGAGGAAGGCAGCTCAAGTTCGAACACAAATCATTCAGACTTGGAAACGGTGTATCCATCTGAGACAGCAGACGCGATGGATTCGGATCTATCCGATATCACGATAAATCGTAATTTTAATCCTCATTCGGTCACTAGTGATAAATACCCTAAGGATGAAGTTATTGTCGCCCATTACGTAAACAAAAATGCCTTTTCTACTTTTATGAGGGAAAAGATACATCAGTTACCATTGCCTTTTGCATTAAAGCTGTATATAGCTTATAATCGAGAACTGTAA
- the LOC117602174 gene encoding protein-L-isoaspartate O-methyltransferase domain-containing protein 1 isoform X2: protein MGTTVSSGQNNDELVDDLMKSGYIRTKEVEKVFRAVDRADYVLPLHREIAYKDIAWKHGNIHLSAPCIYSEVMEALFLEPGLSFLNLGSGTGYLSTMAGLILSQHGTNHGIELHEDCLKYAYERLEEFKQKSLALDEFDFCEPLFIQGNCLNVAPGRQYDRVYCGAACPEGHEGFIRQFVRVGGILVMPFKDHLLRIHRIDEDTWLHFTMLSVSFSTLVVPIASEQTLFHLPECDPLSLQELCRGKIRDRLRLNVWVEHADLETTKLIVPERRKLSPPPHQTLRRFVIPIFEESDEAVSDGGEEFSRAVCFLLSVDTHPSEQCTSQVRTVVQTNPNENQNWRKASNSGSSDASNNAEGVSSSTDERSQENIIHTQRIINVNENIATAICLNISDSDTDSDDDDNDTDSEADHEETLVQRKKVAKREKTDSGIVEDVNLSNEEGSSSSNTNHSDLETVYPSETADAMDSDLSDITINRNFNPHSVTSDKYPKDEVIVAHYVNKNAFSTFMREKIHQLPLPFALKLYIAYNREL, encoded by the exons ATGGGGACAACTGTAAGCAGTGGACAGAATAACGATGAATTAGTTGATGATTTAATGAAATCTGGCTATATAAGAACCAAAGAGGTGGAGAAAGTATTTAGAGCAGTCGACAGGGCAGATTATGTTTTGCCATTACATAGAGAGATTGCTTATAAAGATATTGCTTGGAAACATGGGAACATCCATTTATCAGCGCCATGTATATATAGCGAGGTAATGGAAGCTCTTTTTTTGGAACCAGGATTGAGCTTCTTAAATCTTGGATCAGGAACTGGTTATCTTAGTACAATGGCAGGACTCATATTGA GCCAACATGGAACAAATCATGGCATTGAGTTACACGAAGATTGTTTAAAGTATGCATACGAGCGACTAGAAGAATTTAAACAGAAGTCATTAGCTCTGGATGAATTTGATTTTTGTGAGCCACTTTTTATACAAG GGAATTGTCTGAATGTTGCACCTGGTAGACAATACGATAGAGTGTATTGTGGTGCAGCATGTCCAGAAGGTCACGAAGGTTTTATCAGACAATTTGTACGCGTCGGAGGGATTCTTGTAATGCCTTTTAAGGATCATTTGCTTCGTATACACAGAATAGACGAGGATACTTGGTTGCATTTCACAATGCTGTCTGTATCATTTTCAACATTGGTTGTGCCTATTGCTTCAGAGCAAACATTGTTCCACTTAC CCGAATGTGATCCGTTGTCTTTACAAGAGTTATGCAGGGGTAAAATAAGAGATCGTTTACGTTTGAATGTCTGGGTTGAACATGCAGATCTGGAGACTACAAAGCTTATAGTACCAGAACGACGAAAACTTAGCCCTCCTCCCCATCAGACTTTAAGAAGATTCGTTATTCCTATTTTCGAGGAATCCGACGAGGCTGTTTCAGACGGAGGCGAGGAATTCAGTAGAGCGGTATGTTTCTTGCTCAGTGTCGATACTCATCCTAGCGAACAATGTACCTCTCAAGTAAGGACTGTCGTGCAAACTAATCCAAATGAAAATCAGAATTGGAGAAAGGCGAGCAACAGCGGGAGTAGTG ACGCATCAAACAATGCAGAGGGTGTTTCAAGTTCCACCGATGAACGATCGCAAGAAAATATCATTCACACACAGCGTATCATTAATGTCAATGAAAATATTGCAACTGCTATATGTTTGAATATAAGCGACAGTGACACCGacagcgacgacgacgacaacgataCCGACAGCGAAGCGGATCACGAGGAGACCCTCGTTCAACGCAAAAAAGTGGCAAAACGAGAGAAAACGGATAGCGGAATAGtggaagacgtaaacttgagtAACGAGGAAGGCAGCTCAAGTTCGAACACAAATCATTCAGACTTGGAAACGGTGTATCCATCTGAGACAGCAGACGCGATGGATTCGGATCTATCCGATATCACGATAAATCGTAATTTTAATCCTCATTCGGTCACTAGTGATAAATACCCTAAGGATGAAGTTATTGTCGCCCATTACGTAAACAAAAATGCCTTTTCTACTTTTATGAGGGAAAAGATACATCAGTTACCATTGCCTTTTGCATTAAAGCTGTATATAGCTTATAATCGAGAACTGTAA